AAAGACACTTTGAACGGCTTCGACGCCTCATGGAAGAGGGAACGGTTTATAGTGGAGGACATTTTGATCAAGGAGCGTTGAAAATAGAACCGACCGTCCTGGTCGATGTGAAGCCTGATTCTCCCGTGATGCGCGAAGAAATATTCGGTCCCCTCCTCCCAGTCATTCCCTATAGCACGCTGGACGAGGCGGAGACATTTGTACAAGAGAGGGAAAAGCCGCTGGCGCTCTATCTCTTTACAACAAGCAAAAGCACAGAAATAAGAGTACTTAACAAACTCTCCTTTGGCGGAGGCTGTGTAAATGACACGATTTCCCACATGACCTGCGATGGTCTGGGGTTTGGCGGGATCGGCCACAGCGGCATGGGAACGTACCACGGTGTATATAGCTTTGAGGCCTTCAGCCACAAGAAAGGGATTTATAAAAAATCCAGGGTGTTTGGGCTGTCGCTGCGATACCAGCCATATGCCCAGAAAGTAAGCAGGCTGCTTAGGTTCTTGATGAAATAAGTGTAAATTCGTATTTCAAAAACAAACAGAAAAGAGGGTAAAGGGATGAGGTATCCAAATTTATTTTCACCCATGAATATTGGTTCAGTGACCATCAAAAACCGAATTGTGATGTCCTCCATGTGCATTGGATTGGCGGCGCATGACGGCGCGGCGAGCAAAGAATTATCCGACTATTATGAAGAACGCGCCGCCGGAGGCGTGGGTCTTATCATGACAGAATGTACCCGCGTCAATGAGACGGATTGCGTGTCCCATTCTAGCATGTTATCCATGTCACACGACAGATATATTGAGCCGTTTCGCAGAATCACGGAAAAGGTGCATGCCCATGGCACTAAGATTTTTGTTCAATTGTTTCATCCCGGTCGGCAAAACGTGGTTATTTTCCCAACGCTGTGGCAATTCAATGAGAGAGTTGCAAGGATTTTTCCTCCATATTGGGATTTATTTTTTAAAGCCACCGGTAGCTTTGATGAATCCGCCATGGAAGATCCCAAAACCGTGAAGCGGATGAAGCGCTATATGAAGCCGCTCCTTGCACCAAGCGCTGTTCCTTGTGGCCTTGGTGACAATCCTATTCGTAATCAAACTACCATTGCCATGACAATACCTCAGATTAAAACACTGGTCAGCCAGTTTTCCGCCGCTGCGAAACGGGCGAAAAAAGCCGGAGCCGATGGCGTGGAGCTACACGCTGCCCATGGATATTTGCTGCAGCAGTTTTTAAGTTCCTACACTAACCGTCGTACGGATGAATACGGTGGCTCTCCGGAAAACCGGATGCGACTCATTCAGGAGATTATAGAGGACATCCGCCAAAAGTGCGGGGCTGATTTTCCCATCAGTGTGCGATTGACAGCAGATGAGTTCTATGACACGATTGGTTATCCCGGTCAAGGGATCACCTTGGGTGAGGGCGTAGAGATTGCGAAACGGCTGGAGCAGTTCGGAATTGACGCGCTCAATATCAGCAGCGGCGCTTACGATACGGAGCACACCTCCTGCGAACCAATCAGCTATGAACCCGGCTGGCGCAAGTATTTGGCGAAAGCTGTTAAGGGAGAGGTCAGCATTCCGGTAATGGCGGCTAATTTGATCCGCTCTCCGGAACAGGCGGAAGCGCAGCTCGTGGAAGGAACCCAAGACTTCATCGCCATGGGGCGGCCTTTCCTCGCTGACCCTGAATGGTCCAATAAAGCG
This genomic interval from Selenobaculum gibii contains the following:
- a CDS encoding NAD(P)/FAD-dependent oxidoreductase, encoding MRYPNLFSPMNIGSVTIKNRIVMSSMCIGLAAHDGAASKELSDYYEERAAGGVGLIMTECTRVNETDCVSHSSMLSMSHDRYIEPFRRITEKVHAHGTKIFVQLFHPGRQNVVIFPTLWQFNERVARIFPPYWDLFFKATGSFDESAMEDPKTVKRMKRYMKPLLAPSAVPCGLGDNPIRNQTTIAMTIPQIKTLVSQFSAAAKRAKKAGADGVELHAAHGYLLQQFLSSYTNRRTDEYGGSPENRMRLIQEIIEDIRQKCGADFPISVRLTADEFYDTIGYPGQGITLGEGVEIAKRLEQFGIDALNISSGAYDTEHTSCEPISYEPGWRKYLAKAVKGEVSIPVMAANLIRSPEQAEAQLVEGTQDFIAMGRPFLADPEWSNKAKEGRSEDILKCICCLRCMECLRKNIMNGQPIECAVNPRTCQENKYERNAPKDGHQRQIVIVGAGPAGLTAARELAARDFKVTVLEKNAEPGGQLLLAKSPPHKEKIGWLIEGLTHLATQQGVTIEYNIEATKEVIDTYHPHAVIFATGGEAISPRISGSESESVVTVTPILTGEKTYSNKKIAVVGSGMTGLETAELLLEQGNTITVIEMVDKIALGAHPSNSMDVVKRLKQGNVRFFLGRRLDQIDDGMLHLSRKDGVLESISTDVTVLATGVRSCNRLAKECFGHYDHLYTIGDAEKTGRIGDATRGAFELARSLH